One genomic window of Boudabousia tangfeifanii includes the following:
- the metE gene encoding 5-methyltetrahydropteroyltriglutamate--homocysteine S-methyltransferase, giving the protein MTNQPLPQATILGYPRIGANRELKRALESYWAGKSDQAALETAAQEVRQQTRDRLAELGLTAPSAQIADFTYYDQMLEVSAALGVVPPRFQDLLAEDGSLDLDAYFTLARGKGDLAAQEMTKWFDSNYHYLVPEIDENTKIDYVGKNLANQVREAVAAGVTPRPVVVGPVTYLLLAKASDDAKEGFSPLDRLGDVLHAYGHLLMDLQAAGAQWVQLDEPALASDTWEVDGYAIAQAVKEAYSWLGAIVERPQILVAGTYGSIEEYLPILAPTFIEGVALDLVAGEVPAAEALAELGGKTVVAGVVSGRNIWRTNLDVAAEKLAQVKAALPENTPLVVATSTSLQHVPHNVERETALDEQLRSWLAFADQKVGEVQVLARLLAEGEDAVQAELELDRRLREERANHPGVKRAEVRERVAQVSDADRTRTPYEEREPVASAKLGLPPLPTTTIGSFPQTKEIRAARAAHRAGKLSDADYQQAMKDEIAHVVKLQEELGLDVLVHGEAERNDMVQYFAELLEGFSATQHGWVQSYGSRCTRPSILWGDITRPAPMTTEWSAYAASLTDKPMKGMLTGPVTIMAWSFVRDDEEKGQVADQLGLALRDEIADLEEAGINVVQVDEPAIRELLPLRAADRPAYLKWSVDSFRLATGGASDETQIHTHLCYSEFNVVVDAIDHLDADVTSIEASRSRMDILPAVAEHGFGRQLGPGIYDIHSPRIPSVEEQTTLLQAAVDALGAKALWVNPDCGLKTRGYAEVEPALANMVAAAKAVRETL; this is encoded by the coding sequence ATGACGAATCAACCATTACCCCAAGCCACTATCTTGGGCTACCCTCGCATCGGTGCCAATCGTGAACTCAAGCGGGCCCTCGAATCCTACTGGGCCGGCAAGAGCGACCAGGCGGCTTTGGAAACTGCCGCACAGGAAGTACGCCAGCAGACTCGCGACCGCCTAGCAGAACTGGGCTTAACTGCTCCTTCTGCCCAGATTGCTGACTTCACCTACTACGATCAGATGCTGGAAGTTTCTGCCGCCCTCGGCGTGGTACCTCCTCGATTCCAGGATTTGTTGGCCGAGGACGGCTCCCTCGACCTCGACGCCTACTTCACCCTAGCCCGCGGTAAGGGTGATTTGGCAGCTCAGGAAATGACCAAGTGGTTTGATTCGAACTACCACTACTTGGTTCCCGAAATCGACGAAAATACCAAGATTGACTATGTTGGCAAGAACCTCGCCAACCAGGTGCGTGAAGCAGTGGCTGCAGGTGTCACTCCACGCCCAGTGGTAGTTGGTCCAGTTACCTACTTGTTGCTTGCTAAGGCCAGCGATGACGCTAAGGAAGGTTTCTCGCCGCTAGATCGTTTGGGCGATGTGCTCCATGCCTATGGCCACCTGCTCATGGATCTGCAGGCTGCTGGTGCCCAGTGGGTACAGTTGGACGAGCCAGCTTTGGCCAGCGATACTTGGGAAGTTGATGGCTACGCCATTGCCCAAGCAGTGAAGGAAGCATACTCTTGGCTGGGCGCGATTGTAGAGCGTCCTCAGATTTTGGTTGCCGGCACTTACGGTTCGATTGAAGAGTACTTGCCGATTTTGGCCCCTACTTTCATTGAAGGTGTGGCCCTTGACTTGGTGGCAGGCGAAGTCCCAGCAGCCGAGGCCTTGGCTGAACTTGGTGGCAAGACCGTTGTGGCTGGTGTGGTTTCTGGCCGTAACATTTGGCGCACCAACCTTGACGTGGCTGCCGAAAAGCTTGCTCAGGTGAAGGCTGCCTTGCCAGAAAACACTCCGCTAGTTGTTGCCACTTCGACTTCCTTGCAGCACGTGCCTCATAACGTTGAGCGCGAAACCGCTCTTGATGAGCAGCTCCGCTCTTGGTTGGCTTTTGCTGACCAGAAGGTGGGCGAAGTACAGGTACTCGCTCGTTTGCTAGCCGAGGGCGAGGATGCCGTTCAGGCCGAACTCGAACTCGATCGTCGTTTGCGTGAAGAACGTGCTAACCACCCTGGCGTCAAGCGTGCTGAAGTTCGTGAACGTGTGGCCCAGGTCAGCGATGCCGATCGTACTCGTACCCCTTATGAAGAGCGTGAGCCAGTGGCCTCGGCCAAACTGGGACTCCCACCATTGCCCACCACCACGATTGGTTCCTTCCCACAGACCAAGGAAATCCGCGCTGCCCGCGCTGCACACCGCGCCGGCAAGCTTTCGGATGCTGATTACCAGCAGGCCATGAAGGACGAAATCGCCCACGTGGTCAAGTTGCAGGAAGAACTCGGCTTGGACGTCCTCGTCCATGGCGAAGCGGAACGTAATGACATGGTGCAGTACTTTGCCGAACTTTTGGAAGGCTTCAGTGCCACCCAGCACGGTTGGGTCCAGTCCTATGGTTCGCGTTGCACCCGTCCGTCGATTCTCTGGGGCGATATTACCCGTCCGGCTCCAATGACCACCGAATGGTCGGCTTATGCGGCTTCCTTGACTGACAAGCCGATGAAGGGCATGCTTACGGGTCCGGTCACCATCATGGCTTGGTCCTTCGTTCGTGATGACGAAGAAAAGGGTCAGGTTGCTGACCAGCTAGGATTGGCTTTGCGCGACGAAATCGCTGACCTAGAAGAGGCCGGCATCAACGTGGTGCAGGTAGATGAGCCAGCGATTCGCGAACTCCTCCCACTGCGGGCGGCAGACCGGCCGGCATACCTCAAGTGGTCGGTTGATTCCTTCCGCTTGGCTACCGGTGGCGCGTCGGATGAAACTCAGATCCACACTCACTTGTGCTACTCCGAATTCAACGTAGTCGTCGACGCAATCGATCACTTGGATGCGGACGTTACCTCGATTGAAGCTTCTCGTTCGCGCATGGATATTCTGCCAGCAGTGGCCGAGCACGGTTTCGGTCGTCAGCTAGGCCCAGGTATCTACGATATCCACTCGCCTCGCATTCCTTCGGTGGAAGAACAAACCACTCTCTTGCAGGCCGCGGTTGATGCGCTCGGAGCTAAGGCGCTTTGGGTCAACCCAGACTGCGGCTTGAAGACCCGCGGTTATGCCGAAGTTGAGCCAGCCTTGGCCAATATGGTGGCTGCTGCTAAGGCAGTGCGTGAAACTCTCTAA
- a CDS encoding methylenetetrahydrofolate reductase, giving the protein MTIAKLYRQAPRPNDKGRPVVSFELFPSRQPSPDSSTWTQIHRLLAIAPDYASVTFGASGSAAEGSLEVIKEVQAAGLPTLSHLTCVQRTRSELADLIKRMMDQGVRDFLALRGDPPRGETEWKAPTGGLNYASELVHLLRETSQSHLGDAKAIDICVAAYPAGSPAAREDTLDALGQKAAAGADWAITQVFFESADYQQLLDSCAYRGINLPIVPGVIPFTDLKRLNRLQGLTGVEVPEKLRTLLTEPDPQLRTRHGIRATLEFIADLLDAGAPGIHLYTFNRTRPALDILEYLRVRQWRPQTDLENLANDELLAQCLRRLPPVL; this is encoded by the coding sequence TTGACTATCGCAAAACTTTACCGACAGGCACCGCGGCCTAACGACAAAGGCCGTCCGGTGGTCTCGTTTGAACTTTTTCCGTCGCGTCAGCCTTCTCCAGATTCCAGCACTTGGACACAAATTCATCGACTCCTAGCAATCGCTCCTGACTATGCCTCGGTTACCTTCGGGGCTAGTGGCAGTGCCGCCGAAGGCTCACTAGAAGTGATCAAAGAAGTCCAAGCCGCCGGTTTGCCCACCTTGTCTCATCTGACTTGTGTACAGCGAACTCGCAGTGAGCTAGCTGACCTGATTAAGCGCATGATGGACCAAGGCGTCCGTGACTTTTTAGCCCTTCGTGGTGACCCGCCGCGTGGAGAAACCGAATGGAAAGCTCCCACCGGAGGACTAAACTATGCCTCCGAACTGGTACATCTATTGCGTGAAACCTCCCAGTCACACTTGGGAGACGCCAAAGCTATCGACATTTGTGTCGCCGCCTATCCTGCCGGTTCCCCCGCAGCTCGCGAAGATACTCTTGACGCGCTAGGGCAAAAAGCTGCCGCGGGTGCCGACTGGGCTATCACCCAAGTATTTTTTGAATCGGCAGACTACCAGCAGCTACTAGACTCCTGCGCCTACCGCGGAATCAACCTCCCGATTGTGCCGGGTGTAATCCCTTTTACCGATCTGAAAAGATTGAACCGGCTACAAGGATTGACTGGGGTAGAGGTGCCTGAAAAACTTCGCACCTTGCTAACCGAACCGGATCCACAGTTGCGGACCCGCCACGGCATTCGAGCCACCTTGGAATTCATTGCCGACCTGCTGGACGCCGGCGCCCCCGGCATCCACCTCTACACCTTCAATCGCACCAGACCAGCTTTGGATATTCTCGAGTATCTGCGAGTACGGCAGTGGCGGCCCCAAACCGACCTCGAAAATCTGGCAAACGATGAGTTACTAGCCCAGTGCTTGCGTCGCCTCCCCCCAGTTTTATAA
- a CDS encoding TIGR00730 family Rossman fold protein, with protein sequence MEKRDAYLKGPTILRGKMIPKQTTDERLLATGDDAEWLHSDPWRVMRIQSEFIEGFGALAELGPAVSVFGSARTPETEESYQQAREVGKLLAQAGYAVITGGGPGVMEAANRGALEGGGRSVGLGIELPHEQGMNQWVDLGINFRYFFARKTMFVKYSSGFIVMPGGFGTLDELFEATTLVQTKKVRHFPIVLVGKAYWSGLLEWIRTTMLQAGMISDNEDDLLQLVDTPQEAVATVLAAIAKDREQQ encoded by the coding sequence ATGGAAAAGCGTGATGCTTATTTGAAAGGCCCCACGATTCTGCGGGGGAAGATGATTCCCAAGCAAACTACCGATGAACGTTTGTTGGCTACTGGTGACGATGCTGAATGGTTGCATTCGGACCCTTGGCGGGTAATGCGCATCCAATCTGAGTTCATTGAAGGTTTCGGAGCTTTGGCAGAACTTGGTCCGGCAGTGTCAGTCTTCGGCTCTGCCCGTACCCCAGAAACAGAGGAATCCTACCAGCAGGCTCGCGAAGTGGGGAAGCTTTTGGCACAAGCAGGCTATGCGGTAATTACCGGTGGGGGACCTGGGGTCATGGAAGCAGCTAACCGTGGTGCCCTCGAAGGTGGCGGTCGTTCTGTCGGTTTAGGGATTGAACTGCCACACGAACAAGGGATGAACCAATGGGTGGATTTAGGGATCAACTTCCGCTACTTCTTTGCTCGTAAGACCATGTTCGTAAAGTATTCTTCTGGCTTTATTGTGATGCCAGGTGGTTTTGGAACTTTGGACGAATTGTTCGAAGCCACCACCTTAGTGCAAACCAAGAAGGTACGGCACTTCCCGATCGTGCTGGTGGGCAAAGCCTACTGGAGCGGTTTGCTTGAGTGGATTCGTACCACGATGCTCCAAGCGGGCATGATTAGTGATAACGAGGACGATCTACTTCAGTTGGTTGATACTCCTCAAGAGGCGGTAGCAACGGTTTTAGCGGCAATCGCTAAGGACCGCGAACAGCAATAA
- the dapE gene encoding succinyl-diaminopimelate desuccinylase: MVLTTDNDLAKLAFDLVSIRSVSDEEAEITEFLEKYLADTNHLEMTKVGQVLVARTNLGREKRVVLAGHTDTVPISENTNNVPAQWRQIEGETHLWGRGSVDMKSGLATFAYLAKTLTEPKYDITYIFYDHEEVEAEKNGLGKLSQSRPELMAADFAILGEPTAGNLEGGCNGTLRVRLKVRGKAAHSARAWKGDNAIHKAARLINRIEQVDLPPVMVDGLEYRESLSVVWITGGIAKNSIPDECVVTVNYRFAPACDGQTALARLQDWLADFEYDLELEDLSEGARPGLDAPLAQEFVSEVEKAGGLVGPKYGWTDVSRFSQLGVPAVNFAPGDPMLCHTDEEACPVSQLEHCEAVLRNWLS, from the coding sequence ATGGTTTTGACCACTGACAACGATTTAGCAAAACTAGCCTTTGACCTCGTCTCGATTCGCTCAGTTTCGGACGAAGAAGCTGAAATTACCGAATTCTTGGAAAAGTATCTAGCAGATACTAATCATTTGGAGATGACCAAGGTGGGGCAGGTGCTAGTTGCGCGCACCAATTTGGGCAGGGAAAAACGAGTAGTTTTAGCGGGGCATACCGACACTGTGCCGATCAGCGAAAATACCAATAACGTGCCAGCACAGTGGCGGCAAATCGAGGGCGAGACCCATTTGTGGGGCCGCGGCAGCGTGGACATGAAGAGTGGCCTAGCTACTTTTGCGTATTTGGCCAAAACCTTAACTGAACCGAAGTACGATATCACCTACATTTTCTATGACCATGAGGAAGTAGAAGCCGAGAAAAACGGCCTCGGAAAGTTAAGTCAGAGTCGTCCGGAGCTAATGGCAGCGGATTTTGCCATTTTGGGTGAACCGACTGCTGGAAATCTCGAGGGCGGTTGCAACGGAACTTTGCGTGTTCGCTTAAAAGTTCGGGGTAAGGCGGCTCATTCGGCCCGAGCTTGGAAAGGTGATAATGCCATTCATAAAGCTGCTCGGCTAATCAATCGAATCGAACAAGTTGATTTGCCTCCGGTGATGGTTGATGGGCTGGAATACCGTGAATCCTTGTCGGTAGTGTGGATTACTGGCGGTATTGCCAAGAACTCGATTCCAGATGAATGCGTCGTGACAGTTAACTATCGATTTGCCCCTGCATGTGACGGACAAACTGCACTAGCGAGATTGCAGGATTGGTTGGCGGATTTCGAGTACGACTTGGAACTTGAAGACCTTTCCGAGGGCGCCAGACCGGGCCTAGACGCGCCACTAGCGCAAGAATTTGTGTCAGAGGTTGAAAAAGCCGGGGGATTGGTTGGCCCAAAGTATGGCTGGACCGATGTCTCTCGTTTTAGTCAACTGGGGGTTCCTGCCGTAAATTTCGCACCAGGTGACCCTATGCTGTGCCACACCGACGAAGAGGCCTGTCCGGTTTCGCAATTAGAGCATTGCGAAGCAGTGCTACGTAACTGGTTGAGCTAG
- a CDS encoding phospho-sugar mutase codes for MANKIDEKAIETWIAGEVDADDRQTLTDMLAAAKSGDEAAATELADAFSGELTFGTAGLRGRLGAGPNRMNRSVVVRAAAGLCAYLAETVGPDFEIVVGYDARYGSAQFAKDTCAVATAMGGRALLLPRALPTPVTAYALKYMGSDAAVMVTASHNPPKDNGYKVYLGGRAVSGSGQGAQIVPPADKEIYAKIQAAPAANQIPLAEDGWRVLGEDIVESYIAQAVSLAAPGPKDLKIVLTSMHGVGGEPAMAALHQAGFTQVEVVPEQHEPDPDFPTVSFPNPEEPGALDLALALAAKTDADLVLANDPDADRCSAAIKDVDNPGQWRQLTGDEIGSLLGWQAAEFYAENAAQAKEDDLHPFAPAAVGTLACSIVSSRLLSQIAKSHDMNFAATLTGFKWISRAENLVFGYEEAIGFCVDPSHVRDKDGISACLRLASLAQVLKREGRTLQDLLDDLAREHGLYATAPLSIRVEDLSLIAKGMKNLRENGPKTLAGSKVVEYFDLVNGYQGLPGTDGLLFRTEDNDRVIARPSGTEPKLKCYLEVVMPVKADDDLSQVRKAGAARLDQIKQDMRSALGI; via the coding sequence GTGGCTAACAAGATTGATGAAAAAGCAATCGAAACTTGGATTGCCGGCGAAGTCGATGCTGACGATCGTCAGACTCTAACCGATATGCTTGCGGCCGCAAAGAGTGGTGATGAGGCAGCTGCGACGGAACTGGCTGACGCCTTTAGCGGTGAGTTAACTTTCGGCACTGCCGGTTTACGTGGCCGCTTAGGCGCTGGCCCTAACCGGATGAACCGCTCTGTAGTAGTTCGAGCAGCCGCCGGCCTTTGCGCCTATTTGGCCGAAACAGTTGGACCAGATTTTGAAATTGTAGTCGGCTATGACGCTCGATATGGTTCAGCTCAGTTTGCCAAGGACACCTGTGCAGTTGCGACTGCGATGGGCGGTAGGGCACTCTTGCTGCCTCGGGCGCTCCCCACCCCGGTGACTGCCTATGCTTTGAAATATATGGGTTCAGATGCGGCTGTCATGGTTACTGCCTCCCACAATCCTCCCAAGGACAATGGCTACAAGGTTTACCTCGGAGGGCGGGCAGTTTCTGGCAGTGGTCAGGGCGCCCAGATTGTGCCACCAGCCGATAAAGAGATCTATGCCAAGATTCAGGCAGCTCCCGCAGCTAACCAAATTCCCCTAGCCGAGGACGGCTGGCGAGTACTAGGTGAAGATATTGTTGAATCTTATATTGCCCAAGCAGTTTCCTTAGCTGCCCCGGGACCAAAGGATCTCAAGATCGTTTTGACCTCCATGCACGGTGTGGGCGGAGAACCAGCAATGGCTGCTCTGCACCAAGCTGGTTTTACTCAGGTTGAAGTGGTCCCAGAACAGCATGAACCAGACCCTGATTTCCCCACGGTTTCCTTCCCTAACCCTGAGGAGCCAGGCGCCCTCGACCTCGCCCTTGCGTTGGCAGCAAAAACTGATGCGGACTTAGTGCTGGCCAATGATCCAGATGCTGACCGTTGCAGCGCCGCGATTAAGGACGTGGATAACCCAGGTCAGTGGCGTCAGCTGACTGGCGATGAAATCGGCTCCCTTTTGGGCTGGCAAGCAGCAGAGTTCTACGCTGAAAATGCCGCCCAGGCAAAAGAAGATGACCTTCACCCATTTGCCCCAGCAGCGGTTGGCACCTTAGCTTGTTCAATCGTTTCGTCTCGACTTTTGAGTCAAATCGCCAAGTCTCATGACATGAACTTTGCTGCTACCCTAACTGGTTTTAAGTGGATCTCTCGCGCCGAGAACCTAGTTTTCGGTTACGAAGAAGCAATCGGTTTCTGTGTTGATCCATCTCATGTACGCGACAAGGACGGTATCAGTGCCTGTCTGCGTCTGGCTTCGTTAGCCCAAGTCCTCAAACGTGAAGGCCGCACCTTGCAAGATCTACTAGATGATCTGGCTCGCGAACATGGTTTGTATGCCACCGCCCCGCTTTCGATCCGAGTTGAGGATTTGAGCTTGATTGCCAAGGGAATGAAGAATCTTCGCGAAAACGGTCCAAAGACCTTAGCCGGTTCTAAAGTAGTTGAATACTTCGACCTCGTTAATGGTTACCAAGGCCTACCCGGCACTGATGGTTTACTATTCCGCACCGAGGACAACGACCGAGTGATTGCTCGCCCATCGGGTACCGAGCCCAAGCTAAAGTGCTACTTGGAAGTCGTAATGCCAGTTAAGGCCGACGATGACCTGTCACAGGTACGTAAAGCTGGTGCAGCTCGTTTGGACCAGATTAAACAGGATATGCGTTCTGCCCTAGGTATCTAG
- a CDS encoding chloride channel protein — translation MTAIAALVGLFTGIVAATFRICLHLASEFRLFAADWAAEIDFGGFTIYFVVSVISIVLAAALVRYVEPHAEGSGIPRVESVVAGHISPGRSRILPVKFMGGILAIGSGMMLGREGPLVQMGGSVAVTLNKIFHLSKEDLRVLVGAGAAAGLATAFNAPIAGGVFILEELVKKFDIRTSLATLTASSCGFLTSTLLVGDGTDFKIGAIPNPQHLHIPWVVAVGIVCGFIGVIYNNYVMFCLKFMDTLDLPVWIRAGSVAVVIALIGWFAPELVGGGDNLTQEALWGHGTLLFVLGIFFIRFILGPICYAAATPGGLFAPMLVIGTTAGEIVGLVAEQLQPGNPPSVKALAMVGMAAFFAATVRAPVTGLILVTEMTGNPTMLPPMLGACAISMLIATVLKCEPIYDQLSHRYEKSLNLGKFREYVHYIPSAARQVGRGITRKTSSGQKVNRSGARAQQVRKAAQKKERQEDN, via the coding sequence TTGACTGCAATTGCAGCACTGGTTGGGTTATTTACTGGGATTGTTGCGGCAACTTTCCGAATTTGTCTTCACCTAGCGTCTGAGTTCCGACTCTTCGCGGCAGATTGGGCTGCAGAGATTGACTTTGGTGGTTTCACCATTTACTTCGTTGTGTCTGTAATCTCAATCGTGCTAGCTGCCGCTTTGGTTCGCTATGTTGAACCCCATGCCGAAGGCAGCGGTATTCCTCGAGTTGAATCAGTAGTAGCCGGACATATTTCGCCCGGGCGCTCGCGCATCTTGCCAGTAAAGTTCATGGGCGGGATTCTAGCGATTGGCTCTGGCATGATGCTTGGTCGCGAAGGTCCGCTAGTTCAAATGGGTGGATCTGTCGCAGTTACTCTTAACAAAATCTTCCATTTAAGTAAAGAAGATCTTAGAGTCTTAGTCGGTGCGGGTGCTGCTGCCGGTCTGGCAACCGCATTCAATGCCCCGATCGCCGGTGGCGTTTTCATCTTGGAAGAACTGGTTAAGAAGTTTGATATTCGAACCTCTTTAGCGACCTTGACCGCCTCGAGCTGCGGCTTCCTTACCTCGACTTTGCTTGTCGGCGACGGGACGGACTTTAAAATTGGAGCGATTCCAAACCCCCAACACTTGCATATCCCATGGGTAGTAGCCGTTGGCATTGTCTGCGGTTTTATCGGAGTTATCTACAATAACTACGTTATGTTCTGCCTTAAGTTCATGGACACTCTAGACCTCCCAGTATGGATCCGTGCTGGTTCGGTGGCAGTCGTGATTGCCCTGATTGGTTGGTTTGCGCCAGAGCTTGTTGGCGGCGGTGACAACCTTACCCAGGAAGCTCTTTGGGGACACGGTACCCTGCTTTTTGTTCTGGGAATTTTCTTCATTCGCTTCATCCTAGGGCCTATCTGCTATGCGGCAGCTACCCCGGGCGGTCTTTTCGCTCCCATGCTGGTGATTGGGACTACCGCCGGGGAGATTGTTGGCCTAGTAGCCGAACAGCTCCAGCCTGGCAATCCGCCCTCGGTCAAAGCCTTAGCCATGGTTGGGATGGCAGCGTTCTTTGCCGCGACTGTCCGTGCTCCTGTTACCGGTCTAATCTTGGTTACTGAAATGACCGGCAACCCCACTATGCTGCCTCCTATGCTTGGGGCTTGCGCAATCAGCATGTTGATTGCAACTGTGCTCAAGTGCGAGCCGATTTACGACCAGTTGTCACACCGGTACGAAAAGTCTCTAAACCTTGGTAAGTTCCGAGAATACGTGCATTACATACCCTCAGCGGCAAGACAAGTCGGGCGGGGGATAACCCGAAAGACTTCTTCGGGTCAGAAAGTTAATCGTTCGGGCGCCCGCGCCCAGCAAGTGCGAAAAGCCGCGCAGAAGAAGGAACGCCAGGAAGATAATTAA
- the deoC gene encoding deoxyribose-phosphate aldolase codes for MNAAELAALIDHTLLAPTATAAQVQELVAEGAKLGCYSVCVSPNQLPVVVPPQLHLATVCGFPSGAHAALVKVAEAADSIAKGADEVDMVVNLRQVFEGRFDLVQAEIAAVKAAVGTNVLKVIIESAALDDAQIVGCCEAAKAAGADFVKTSTGFHPAGGASVHAVKLMRETVGSQMGVKASGGIRTAESALEMVSAGANRLGLSASAKILAELAGN; via the coding sequence GTGAACGCTGCTGAACTTGCCGCCCTGATTGATCACACACTTTTGGCCCCCACTGCAACTGCTGCTCAGGTCCAAGAATTGGTGGCCGAGGGCGCAAAGCTCGGTTGCTACTCGGTCTGTGTTAGCCCTAATCAGCTACCAGTAGTCGTTCCTCCGCAGCTGCACTTAGCAACTGTTTGTGGTTTCCCTTCGGGGGCGCACGCGGCGCTAGTTAAAGTGGCAGAAGCTGCTGATTCTATCGCTAAGGGAGCCGATGAAGTCGATATGGTCGTCAACTTGCGACAGGTATTCGAGGGACGCTTTGACTTGGTACAAGCTGAAATTGCTGCCGTGAAAGCAGCAGTTGGTACCAATGTTTTGAAGGTCATCATCGAATCTGCTGCCTTGGATGATGCCCAGATCGTCGGTTGCTGTGAAGCGGCCAAAGCGGCTGGTGCGGACTTTGTGAAAACTTCTACCGGTTTCCACCCAGCAGGTGGCGCCTCGGTACATGCTGTTAAGTTAATGCGCGAAACCGTGGGCTCGCAGATGGGCGTGAAAGCTTCAGGTGGGATTCGTACCGCAGAATCTGCCTTGGAAATGGTTTCTGCAGGAGCAAATCGATTGGGATTGTCGGCCTCGGCTAAAATCTTGGCTGAACTAGCAGGTAACTAA